From Selenomonas ruminantium AC2024, a single genomic window includes:
- a CDS encoding flagellar protein FlaG: MVGKIQDIVSASIVAGAAERVSSTATSTASPEKQETKVQRVEDANNAPKFNQAEEQEDPLKAREEERESMDEKTVSYMTEELNELMSKINCNLEFQYHKDVNMMSVRMLDKKTHEVIKEVPPEEMLEQMAKAREWLGAFLDKNA, from the coding sequence ATGGTAGGAAAAATTCAGGACATAGTGTCGGCCTCAATTGTGGCCGGTGCTGCGGAGCGGGTTAGTAGTACAGCAACGTCAACAGCATCACCTGAAAAGCAGGAGACAAAGGTGCAGCGTGTTGAAGATGCAAACAATGCCCCAAAGTTTAATCAGGCAGAGGAACAGGAAGATCCATTAAAGGCTCGTGAGGAAGAACGGGAGTCTATGGATGAAAAAACCGTTAGTTATATGACGGAAGAATTAAACGAACTCATGAGCAAGATTAACTGCAACCTTGAATTCCAGTATCATAAGGATGTCAATATGATGTCTGTGAGAATGCTGGACAAGAAAACCCATGAAGTAATCAAGGAAGTGCCGCCAGAGGAAATGCTGGAACAAATGGCCAAAGCTAGGGAATGGCTGGGAGCCTTCCTCGATAAGAATGCGTGA
- the csrA gene encoding carbon storage regulator CsrA gives MLVLTRKPRQQIMIGDNIVINVVEVQGDNVRIAIEAPRDIKIYRGEIYRAIQEENQQAAAPVPMDLDLSAGLPKE, from the coding sequence ATGCTCGTACTTACTCGCAAACCTCGTCAGCAGATTATGATTGGCGACAATATCGTTATTAACGTGGTGGAAGTTCAGGGAGACAATGTTCGCATTGCTATTGAAGCACCGCGTGATATAAAGATTTATCGCGGTGAAATCTATCGCGCGATACAGGAAGAAAATCAACAAGCGGCCGCTCCGGTGCCCATGGATTTGGACTTAAGCGCCGGCCTGCCGAAAGAGTAA
- the fliW gene encoding flagellar assembly protein FliW, which translates to MKKVNTLRFGEVEVAEDKIVHFADGIPAFEDEHEFVIVPYDEESPYVFLQSLATPDLAFLMTMPFVFFPDYEFELDDENQEKLKLYRQEDMLIYTLITVNNGKVQDMTANLMAPVVLNTANMQARQLVLDKSGYTTKHRLFPENKEEQ; encoded by the coding sequence ATGAAAAAGGTCAACACATTACGATTTGGTGAAGTAGAAGTAGCAGAAGACAAGATTGTACATTTTGCTGATGGCATACCCGCCTTTGAAGATGAACATGAATTTGTGATTGTTCCCTATGATGAGGAAAGCCCCTATGTGTTTCTGCAGTCGCTGGCAACGCCGGATTTGGCGTTTCTGATGACTATGCCCTTTGTCTTCTTCCCCGATTATGAGTTTGAGCTTGATGATGAAAATCAGGAAAAACTGAAACTTTATCGACAGGAAGATATGCTTATCTACACGCTGATTACGGTCAATAATGGCAAGGTGCAGGACATGACGGCCAATCTTATGGCTCCCGTGGTATTGAACACAGCCAATATGCAAGCCCGTCAGCTCGTACTGGACAAGAGTGGGTATACGACTAAGCATAGATTGTTTCCGGAAAATAAGGAGGAACAATAA
- a CDS encoding DUF6470 family protein yields MLSNIPRLNMRFTQPMIGMHTQLGKLEAHSTPAELHSEARLPRSNRHWTQPSVEIDQYPSRHAYGFTNHADFAREHGQQGFSDLSKTTSRWTQEAWDNVENSGKKGKKPVEQRYDSKLRQEIEQSKNWHITTELIPDPVIKFHPVEAVGEPDLGDVSIDINAKAFAETNFTPGKVETYMQQKADVKRWVTEGKYDIYA; encoded by the coding sequence ATGCTAAGCAATATACCAAGGCTTAATATGCGGTTCACCCAACCCATGATTGGTATGCATACCCAGCTGGGCAAGCTGGAGGCACATTCTACTCCAGCGGAGCTGCACTCGGAGGCCAGACTGCCCCGTTCCAACAGGCACTGGACCCAGCCCTCCGTGGAAATTGACCAATACCCCAGCCGCCATGCTTATGGTTTTACAAATCACGCAGATTTTGCCCGTGAGCATGGTCAGCAGGGCTTTTCCGACTTGTCTAAGACGACTTCTCGTTGGACCCAGGAGGCTTGGGACAATGTAGAAAATAGCGGCAAGAAGGGCAAGAAGCCCGTGGAACAGCGGTATGACAGCAAGCTTCGTCAAGAGATAGAACAAAGCAAAAATTGGCATATTACGACGGAACTCATCCCCGACCCAGTGATTAAATTCCATCCTGTTGAAGCGGTGGGAGAACCGGATTTGGGGGATGTATCTATTGATATTAATGCCAAGGCTTTTGCAGAGACGAATTTTACGCCGGGCAAGGTTGAGACTTATATGCAGCAAAAGGCTGATGTAAAACGTTGGGTGACCGAAGGCAAGTACGATATTTACGCATGA
- a CDS encoding flagellar hook-associated protein 3, producing MSIRVSSNQMVYGYQKQLNDANTRQTSLLEQGDGSKLHRPSDNPVDYSKFIRYDTSLNENEQYTNNVNTGLAWMKTSDAALVNMTAIQTTFKEKTIAAANDTNNLTDMQAIGKEMMAEIQEIVSLGNTMQGDSYVFGGQTDLTKPFELSDKLFERGTTKTLDETQQSFFSGTNGVEETGTLRQMLSLKGSDGNTYYLNTKDGSVYSKKFMDDGYKDKLAAGQTTVQSGDAAGTVSGWGGSTDVAKYFDNKGVINAAGTSFSANITVDGASVTLEFETIEQQIASFNGDNKYVSMVKKNGTTEPTADTVNATAKEIFGMDIFDDPASGNAPSGTAMLNEMITVHAKVVGDDHIWLDTDGVTIADEAHAQTVKTETKLGARTQLYNSVSTMLNTQNEIITGDITNTSSTDVAKLAVQLMQEQTIYNMSLSLGGRILPQSLADYL from the coding sequence ATGTCCATTCGTGTAAGCAGCAATCAGATGGTCTACGGTTATCAGAAACAGTTAAACGATGCCAATACTCGCCAGACTAGTCTGTTAGAACAAGGGGATGGCAGTAAATTACATCGTCCCTCAGATAATCCTGTGGATTATTCGAAATTTATCCGCTATGATACTTCGCTTAATGAGAATGAACAGTATACCAATAATGTCAATACGGGGCTGGCCTGGATGAAGACTTCCGATGCGGCACTAGTAAATATGACTGCCATTCAAACCACTTTTAAGGAAAAGACTATTGCTGCTGCAAATGATACGAACAATCTTACGGATATGCAGGCTATCGGCAAGGAAATGATGGCGGAGATTCAGGAAATCGTATCTTTGGGCAATACTATGCAAGGGGATAGCTACGTATTTGGAGGTCAGACGGATTTGACCAAACCATTTGAACTGTCCGATAAATTATTCGAAAGAGGTACGACTAAGACTTTGGATGAAACCCAGCAAAGTTTTTTCTCAGGCACCAACGGTGTGGAGGAGACAGGAACTTTGCGTCAGATGTTATCACTAAAAGGTAGTGATGGTAATACTTATTATCTAAATACGAAAGATGGCAGTGTTTATAGCAAAAAATTTATGGATGATGGCTATAAGGATAAATTAGCTGCTGGTCAGACAACTGTGCAATCGGGAGATGCAGCAGGGACAGTTAGTGGTTGGGGAGGATCTACAGATGTTGCCAAGTACTTTGATAATAAAGGCGTGATTAATGCAGCTGGTACTAGCTTTAGTGCAAATATAACGGTGGATGGTGCAAGTGTTACTTTGGAATTCGAGACAATAGAGCAGCAGATTGCTTCTTTCAATGGGGACAATAAATATGTTTCTATGGTAAAGAAAAATGGAACCACCGAGCCAACTGCTGATACGGTCAATGCTACAGCAAAAGAGATTTTTGGCATGGATATCTTTGATGATCCCGCTTCTGGTAATGCGCCATCTGGTACGGCCATGCTAAATGAAATGATTACCGTTCATGCTAAGGTGGTAGGAGATGATCATATTTGGTTGGATACGGATGGTGTTACAATTGCTGATGAAGCTCATGCTCAAACAGTAAAGACAGAGACCAAGCTAGGGGCTCGAACTCAACTCTATAATTCCGTTAGCACGATGTTGAATACCCAGAACGAAATTATTACGGGGGACATTACCAATACGTCATCAACTGATGTGGCGAAACTGGCTGTTCAGCTGATGCAGGAGCAGACTATTTATAATATGAGCTTGTCGTTGGGGGGGAGGATTCTGCCTCAGAGTCTGGCGGATTATCTGTAA
- the flgK gene encoding flagellar hook-associated protein FlgK, producing MRSTFSGLNTMVRGVFANQLSLDTVGHNITNASTEGYSRQAVNQAATRALEVPSIYGGVLVGTGVDALSIQRARNIYADKQYWAETSTHEYYKAAQVNYDKLEAIFDDSDKTGVKTAMDLFYRAWSDLSTNASTDSNRVTVIEKGNIFIDKMTTAAAQLQDQINAQYDDIRVHLNTINDINDQIVELNKNIMGAEAVGAQANDLRDQRDLLVDKLSTYMNLNVYEDDKGMYTIVSNGISMVNGINKLTLEMSDPYANADYGLNDYTIQIKESGIAFIPQNGALKAELDTIAEDKGYIDSLADMAAFMMTTFNSMHQQGVGIDGTDSDIGTYNNTTPYTGPTYGINFFGDNNTAYVWDATNSCVVATEYTYASITRSLAYNTTTVNGTVVRTPEVQITGTVNSTTNLKGMNIINAMRINSKLTEAGGTSLVAARKLSVEQDVNSSGTYLTTYSVKTDGTKDGTNAVNLSSLFNLASDNVSTTATVTYSGTTVNMNNRSIHDISLNAYYQSVMSQLGTDAASVDTKESAQDDLITQIVNWRSSTSGVDWNEELTNMITFQKGYSACSRCLTTMDEMLDRLINSTGVVGR from the coding sequence ATGCGTTCTACGTTTTCCGGACTTAATACCATGGTGCGCGGCGTGTTCGCCAACCAGTTGTCCCTCGATACCGTCGGCCACAATATCACCAATGCGTCTACGGAAGGTTATTCCCGCCAGGCCGTGAACCAGGCGGCTACCAGAGCACTGGAAGTGCCGTCCATCTATGGCGGCGTGCTGGTCGGCACGGGCGTCGATGCACTGTCCATTCAGCGTGCCCGCAATATCTATGCCGATAAACAGTACTGGGCAGAGACTTCCACCCATGAATACTACAAGGCGGCACAGGTGAACTATGATAAATTGGAAGCTATTTTTGATGATTCGGATAAAACTGGCGTAAAGACGGCCATGGATTTATTTTACCGGGCTTGGAGTGATTTATCTACGAATGCTTCTACGGACAGTAATCGTGTAACCGTTATAGAGAAAGGCAATATCTTCATCGACAAGATGACTACAGCAGCTGCACAACTGCAGGATCAGATTAATGCTCAATATGACGATATTCGGGTGCATTTAAATACGATAAATGACATCAACGACCAAATCGTTGAGTTGAATAAAAATATTATGGGAGCTGAAGCTGTGGGAGCACAGGCCAATGACTTGCGCGACCAGCGTGACCTTTTGGTGGATAAGCTCTCCACATATATGAACCTCAATGTATATGAAGATGACAAGGGAATGTACACCATTGTGTCTAATGGTATCTCCATGGTCAATGGCATCAATAAGTTGACGTTGGAAATGTCTGATCCTTATGCCAATGCGGATTATGGTCTCAATGATTATACCATTCAGATTAAGGAGTCTGGCATTGCCTTTATTCCTCAGAATGGAGCATTAAAGGCGGAGTTGGATACCATTGCAGAGGATAAGGGCTACATAGACAGCTTGGCTGATATGGCTGCTTTTATGATGACTACATTCAATTCCATGCATCAGCAAGGGGTAGGGATTGACGGAACGGACAGCGATATTGGTACATATAACAACACTACACCGTACACAGGTCCCACGTATGGAATCAACTTCTTTGGCGATAATAATACTGCTTATGTTTGGGATGCGACCAATAGTTGTGTGGTAGCTACAGAATATACATATGCATCTATTACACGTTCCCTTGCTTATAATACAACAACAGTAAATGGTACCGTAGTTCGGACGCCTGAAGTGCAAATTACTGGTACAGTAAACAGCACTACTAACCTAAAAGGCATGAATATTATTAACGCTATGCGTATTAATAGTAAGCTTACAGAGGCTGGCGGGACAAGCTTGGTGGCGGCTCGCAAATTATCTGTGGAACAGGATGTCAACAGTAGTGGTACATATTTAACAACATATAGTGTAAAGACTGATGGGACGAAAGATGGTACTAATGCTGTTAACCTGAGTTCATTATTTAATTTGGCTTCTGACAATGTGAGCACTACGGCTACAGTGACTTATAGCGGCACGACAGTGAATATGAATAACCGTTCGATTCATGATATTTCCCTAAATGCGTATTATCAGTCGGTTATGAGTCAGTTGGGAACGGATGCAGCGTCTGTGGATACTAAAGAAAGTGCGCAGGACGATTTGATTACTCAAATTGTCAACTGGAGATCCTCTACATCTGGAGTGGATTGGAATGAGGAACTCACCAATATGATTACTTTCCAGAAAGGTTATAGTGCCTGCTCTCGGTGTCTGACCACTATGGATGAAATGCTGGACAGGCTCATAAACAGCACCGGCGTAGTTGGCCGTTAA
- a CDS encoding flagellar protein FlgN, whose protein sequence is MWQDFANTLNELNKTYKTLIELGKKKHQALVLVDMKTMEALLPQEEKLTATIAQLEKNRQNVLLKLAATSEKLGPDSKMTDILKLAPAGKTQELLQKLYAMLQATVQEARELSENNAVLIRAAMNAAAYHLNRIGGATVEPAYGKGGEVVSHRKNFDYNA, encoded by the coding sequence ATGTGGCAGGATTTTGCAAATACCTTGAATGAGTTGAACAAGACTTACAAAACATTGATTGAACTTGGCAAGAAGAAACATCAGGCACTGGTGCTGGTGGACATGAAAACCATGGAAGCCTTGCTCCCGCAGGAAGAGAAATTAACTGCGACGATTGCGCAACTGGAAAAGAACCGGCAAAATGTATTGCTGAAATTGGCTGCGACCTCCGAGAAGCTGGGACCCGATTCCAAGATGACGGATATCCTGAAACTCGCCCCGGCAGGGAAAACGCAGGAACTCTTGCAGAAACTTTATGCGATGCTGCAGGCAACTGTGCAGGAGGCCAGGGAACTCAGCGAGAACAATGCGGTGCTAATTCGCGCCGCGATGAATGCGGCAGCTTATCATTTGAACCGTATCGGCGGTGCAACTGTGGAGCCGGCCTACGGGAAAGGCGGCGAAGTGGTGAGCCACCGCAAGAATTTTGACTACAATGCTTGA
- the flgM gene encoding flagellar biosynthesis anti-sigma factor FlgM, which translates to MIINGNVQAVAGAYSVSSAGGVKRAASAREVEKSDEVLLSHEGQSFSSMLQKLQSMDDVRGEKVQNLSAKVADGSYNVSGENIAASLLGVRF; encoded by the coding sequence ATGATTATCAATGGCAATGTGCAGGCTGTAGCCGGGGCTTATAGCGTAAGTTCTGCAGGCGGCGTGAAGCGGGCGGCCAGTGCCCGGGAAGTGGAAAAGAGCGATGAAGTGCTTTTGTCCCATGAAGGGCAGAGCTTTAGCAGCATGCTTCAAAAACTCCAGAGCATGGACGATGTCCGTGGCGAAAAGGTGCAGAACCTCAGCGCGAAAGTCGCAGACGGTAGCTACAACGTATCGGGCGAGAATATTGCCGCCAGTCTCTTAGGCGTGCGCTTCTAA
- a CDS encoding flagellar protein has translation MAGKIKNCPMCGKLFNDTGHKVCMDCYDQILEKEREVVAYVRDHRGAKIPEICEATGAPAGMIKKMIREGRFEQIGVKMTYPCEKCGAPIISGKICQQCEEKARSELQKQASLQAAARQMAKVDQNRGQGFRSKERD, from the coding sequence ATGGCTGGAAAAATCAAGAATTGTCCCATGTGCGGCAAGTTGTTCAACGATACAGGCCATAAGGTTTGTATGGATTGCTATGATCAGATTTTGGAAAAAGAGCGGGAAGTAGTGGCGTATGTCCGCGACCATCGCGGGGCCAAAATCCCTGAGATTTGCGAAGCTACAGGTGCTCCGGCGGGCATGATTAAGAAAATGATTCGCGAAGGCCGCTTTGAGCAGATTGGCGTGAAGATGACCTATCCTTGTGAGAAGTGCGGTGCGCCCATTATCTCCGGTAAGATTTGCCAGCAGTGCGAGGAAAAGGCTCGTTCCGAACTGCAGAAGCAGGCTTCCCTGCAAGCTGCTGCCCGCCAGATGGCCAAGGTTGACCAGAACCGTGGTCAGGGCTTCCGTTCGAAAGAACGTGATTAA
- a CDS encoding ShlB/FhaC/HecB family hemolysin secretion/activation protein: MKKPRQLKIAAGFTAAVITLGGGVAGAAPALSQPGQEVNQELPRPEAEVQNTTPDKPKGEKPVEFTITNFRMEAPDLYLDKGELTKILQDGMGEKRTMVELNATLAELTRYCRQHGYPAAAAYVPAQESSDGMIVIRVIPGRYGEIKIDNRSKLKESVAKGFVNGLKSGEIIRTGKLETTLYSISDVSGTKAVGVLSPGKDFGTSDLTVRIEKGKGSNTVLYVENYGSEDTGRYRYGLQHNIYDVSGNGDKVSVGTLISNKGMHNYYANYETIVGRGGTTLGLGFSRMDYETGLGAMGMEGKAETISLYGHRSLYHLTRSGLTFNYGYNYRRLTDEMMRGAFTTEKHTHSVYVGLEGFERRKGAILNYSGKITTGTLGLDSENARMLYDSAKGRYTKAEANVTAVQRLGNRADVLVKGSAQIASQNLDGSERMYLGGANGVRAYPQGEGSGDEGIMGTVETRFYTKVPGLVFSTYFDMGHVRFRKDDMPYFPGSKETGMTLKGWGVGLSYTKPNDWFARLDYARRIGGDPNLSEKAKANGRVWFMLGKIW; the protein is encoded by the coding sequence ATGAAGAAACCAAGGCAACTAAAAATTGCAGCAGGATTTACAGCAGCTGTTATAACTTTAGGAGGCGGCGTGGCGGGGGCTGCGCCTGCTCTCTCGCAACCAGGACAGGAGGTAAATCAGGAACTTCCACGTCCCGAAGCAGAAGTGCAGAATACTACACCGGATAAACCAAAAGGGGAAAAGCCGGTGGAATTTACCATTACGAACTTTCGGATGGAGGCACCTGATCTGTATCTGGATAAGGGGGAATTAACGAAGATTTTGCAGGATGGCATGGGCGAGAAACGCACAATGGTGGAGTTAAATGCCACTTTGGCGGAGCTCACCCGCTATTGCCGTCAACACGGCTATCCGGCAGCTGCTGCATACGTGCCAGCTCAGGAAAGTTCTGATGGCATGATTGTTATCCGGGTTATCCCTGGCCGTTACGGTGAAATAAAAATTGATAACCGCAGTAAGCTAAAAGAAAGCGTGGCAAAAGGTTTTGTTAACGGCTTGAAGTCTGGCGAGATTATCCGTACAGGGAAACTGGAAACTACGCTGTATTCCATTTCCGATGTGAGTGGTACGAAGGCCGTTGGTGTTTTGAGCCCTGGCAAGGATTTTGGTACCAGCGACCTTACTGTGCGAATCGAGAAGGGCAAGGGTAGCAATACTGTACTTTATGTGGAAAATTATGGCAGTGAAGACACGGGGCGATATCGTTATGGCTTGCAGCATAATATTTATGATGTCAGCGGTAATGGTGATAAGGTTAGTGTTGGGACGCTTATTTCCAATAAAGGAATGCACAATTACTATGCTAATTATGAAACCATTGTGGGCCGGGGAGGAACTACTTTAGGCCTTGGCTTTAGCCGAATGGATTATGAGACGGGGTTAGGAGCTATGGGGATGGAAGGTAAAGCTGAGACCATCAGTCTTTATGGGCACCGTTCACTCTACCATTTGACTCGCAGCGGCTTGACGTTTAATTATGGTTACAACTACCGTAGATTGACCGATGAAATGATGCGAGGGGCTTTCACAACGGAGAAACACACCCACAGCGTTTATGTTGGCTTGGAGGGGTTTGAGCGTCGTAAAGGGGCAATCCTCAATTATTCGGGGAAAATAACCACCGGTACGTTAGGCTTGGATTCTGAGAATGCACGAATGCTTTATGACAGTGCGAAAGGGCGCTATACGAAGGCTGAGGCTAATGTTACGGCAGTACAGCGGTTAGGCAATAGAGCCGATGTACTGGTAAAGGGCTCGGCACAGATAGCCAGTCAAAATCTGGATGGCTCCGAGCGCATGTATCTTGGCGGGGCTAACGGTGTCCGCGCATATCCGCAGGGCGAAGGCTCCGGGGATGAAGGCATTATGGGGACAGTGGAGACACGTTTCTATACCAAGGTGCCCGGACTGGTTTTCAGCACTTACTTTGATATGGGTCATGTGCGCTTCCGTAAGGATGATATGCCTTACTTCCCTGGCAGCAAGGAGACAGGGATGACATTAAAAGGCTGGGGCGTAGGACTTTCTTACACCAAGCCCAACGATTGGTTTGCCCGCCTTGATTACGCCCGCCGTATTGGCGGCGACCCCAATCTCAGCGAGAAGGCCAAGGCGAATGGACGCGTCTGGTTTATGTTGGGAAAAATTTGGTAA